The following proteins are co-located in the Apium graveolens cultivar Ventura chromosome 5, ASM990537v1, whole genome shotgun sequence genome:
- the LOC141660686 gene encoding uncharacterized protein LOC141660686 produces the protein MDPRSQTTSSRTSLIGLKRLIRSRDSSNEDANQSSVLQPIPSLNVPDSSGIVSLSVFLFWELDLLYSLYQMRQIFFVIAPHKPSNFVVDVSSNRSNKYSFTDLKRMSRSVGLRPVSGSNNTPCSFSISPISGITLEENNTPTAKNMEGAAALSDITNTSCVENNSVVVKNTKPSSTPSDMNNKKCRVRGPNIEKMYTNAMTVKHKGLGNTSVDSGDVSSNSNPVFEHGRMSQPGTSHLRRSCHNPYERKLRNIAGKNKCQASPEKRNLISDFENVVKINNSESSNSDVGIDDMYHDDLDGVILNHNLWCGYMNLGPPSKLCNKYGATMWNEERNNKSCPRKEPTFSMCCRNGQIHLPKERPPPEPLAFLLLGGEKLRHFKQYIRVYNCMFQFTSIGGKIDNSINRGSSPYYFRLQGQNYHLVGSLVSLDRSSPKFCQLYIYDTQNEVENRINAMGGASDNVDPDIIEELLGMLDKNNELVKAFRMARNRFETEELDEFKLVIISSQSSSGRPNHITPSDEVDAFIVSDDTDTGGFRDTVVNSKQEGLKRVYETNPHFMQLQYPLLFPWETEGYHKRIPLISNKYSKIENLDDEDLDPDSTQRRHVSLREYYCYKIMIRLTPHLAGRFWQQYVVDQFAAIEQYRLDWVSTHQTTIRANLYNFVPDALSKGDHDPMHVGKAVILPASFTGSQRYMYEYFKDSLTICHAIDHPSLFLTMTCNSKWPEIPEMLKLLPNVDPVDAPDIVSRLFKLKLDQLLDLIKKKNYFGKCIGVMHVIEFQKRGLPHVHMLIWMSPESRPNSIEKVDQLVSAEIPDKNSDPIAYEAVKNYMIHGPCGLMVIPILTIVVFLFIGGVTLCHINLEICNSSRSLKHLFKYCLKGHDTATMLLKKKSNKSGSEQTARSVKNLDEVKNFLDGRYVCPSEASWRIFGFDIHHRSLSVERLPIHFPGQKYLNFQSFTDLENVCNNATSKKSKLEAWFVANSEFPQARNFTYSDFPTHFTWIKKTTKWRLRQRGDVVRRLAELRTIDGTTYDTFKEACGALNLLNNDKQWHDALEENAFSAMPTQIWAMFVNILSNCSASDPFALWEYHWPALSDDVLYIRCKISDKIHLTLSEYEIQNYALADVGTFTNILCAEIEKLLNDIGSGIATTLLPGGLTAHSRFKISLKLDQSSIGGIKHGTGIAELMQHTSLIIWDEAPMQYRYAFEAVDRSLRDIIDTVDVERGKRPFGDIRVVFVNMRLHSGNSEARNKVIVDFSKWQLEIGDGRVECIDTHRADVETEFVVPDEYVVKSPLKSPIKTLIDIIYPDFQNNLHSQEYLRSRSILTPINVVVDDINVQILERVPGNVHTYINQDSIEDRGVDDNDFDSSFPVEYLNSINMPCMPKHELKVKVGVVVMLIRNLNQIMGLCNGTRMIVTGCKKTV, from the exons ATGGATCCACGTTCTCAGACAACCTCTTCAAGGACTTCACTTATAG GTTTGAAACGTTTGATTCGTAGCCGAGATTCATCAAATGAGGACGCAAATCAATCTTCTGTGTTGCAGCCCATCCCAAGTTTGAATGTTCCTGACTCTTCTGGTATTGTATCTTTGTCTGTCTTTCTGTTC TGGGAATTAGATCTCCTTTACAGCCTTTATCAAATGAGACAAATATTTTTTGTGATTGCTCCCCACAAACCTTCTAACTTTGTTGTTGATGTATCGTCTAATAGAAGCAACAAATATTCCTTCACAG ATTTGAAACGTATGAGCAGAAGTGTGGGATTGAGACCTGTTAGTGGATCAAATAACACTCCTTGCAGTTTTTCAATTTCACCTATTTCGGGTATTACACTTGAAGAAAATAACACTCCAACAGCCAAGAACATGGAAGGAGCTGCTGCATTGTCAGATATTACCAATACGTCGT GTGTAGAAAATAACAGTGTAGTGGTGAAGAACACAAAACCATCGTCCACGCCTTCAGACATGAACA ATAAGAAATGTAGAGTACGTGGTCCTAATATTGAGAAGATGTATACAAATGCCATGA CTGTGAAACATAAAGGACTTGGTAATACCTCTGTAGATAGCGGTGACGTATCTTCAAACTCTAATCCCGTCTTCGAACATGGGCGAATGAGCCAACCTGGGACGTCTCATTTACGTAGAAGTTGTCATAATCCCTATGAACGAAAGTTAAGAAACATTGCAGGAAAGAATAAATGTCAAGCATCTCCTGAGAAGAGGAATTTGATTTCGGATTTTGAAAATGTGGTTAAAATTAACAATTCAGAGTCCAGTAATTCAGATGTTGGAATTGATGATATGTACCATGATGACCTGGATGGTGTGATTTTGAATCACAATTTGTGGTGTGGATATATGAATCTTGGTCCTCCGTCAAAGTTGTGCAATAAATATGGTGCTACTATGTGGAACGAAGAGCGTAATAATAAATCATGTCCACGTAAAGAGCCCACATTTTCTATGTGCTGTCGGAATGGTCAGATACATTTGCCAAAAGAAAGACCGCCACCAGAACCACTAGCTTTTTTGTTACTTGGTGGTGAGAAATTGAGGCATTTTAAACAGTACATAAGAGTGTACAACTGCATGTTCCAATTCACTTCCATCGGTGGTAAGATTGATAACTCAATAAACAGAGGTAGCTCACCATATTATTTTCGCTTACAAGGTCAAAACTATCATTTGGTTGGGAGTTTAGTATCGCTGGATAGATCTTCCCCCAAATTTTGCCAGCTCTACATATATGACACGCAGAATGAGGTTGAGAATAGAATCAATGCAATGGGAGGTGCTTCTGACAATGTTGATCCAGATATTATCGAGGAACTTTTAGGTATGTTAGACAAGAACAATGAGTTAGTCAAAGCTTTTCGCATGGCTCGAAATCGGTTTGAAACTGAAGAACTGGATGAGTTTAAGTTAGTCATCATATCATCTCAATCTTCTAGCGGTAGACCAAACCATATTACTCCATCTGATGAAGTTGATGCTTTCATTGTTAGTGATGATACGGATACCGGTGGTTTTAGAGACACGGTTGTGAATTCCAAACAAGAAGGATTGAAGAGGGTATATGAAACAAATCCACATTTCATGCAGTTGCAATATCCACTACTGTTTCCTTGGGAAACCGAGGGTTATCATAAACGTATACCTCTTATAAGCAATAAATACTCTAAAATAGagaatttagatgatgaagaCCTTGATCCTGACTCTACACAGAGGCGACATGTTTCACTAAGAGAGTATTATTGTTATAAGATTATGATAC GTTTAACGCCACACCTTGCTGGACGTTTTTGGCAACAATACGTTGTGGATCAGTTTGCTGCCATTGAACAATATAGATTAGACTGGGTTTCAACGCATCAAACTACCATCCGTGCTAATTTGTATAATTTTGTGCCTGATGCTCTCAGTAAAGGAGACCATGATCCAATGCATGTTGGAAAAGCTGTTATACTGCCTGCTTCATTCACTGGATCTCAACGATATATGTATGAATACTTTAAGGATTCCTTGACGATATGTCATGCAATTGAtcatccatccttatttctcacCATGACTTGCAACTCAAAGTGGCCAGAGATACCAGAAATGCTTAAATTATTGCCCAATGTTGATCCTGTTGATGCACCGGATATTGTTTCTCGCTTGTTTAAACTGAAGCTTGATCAGCTATTAGATTTGATTAAAAAGAAGAACTATTTTGGAAAGTGTATAGGAG TTATGCATGTAATTGAATTCCAGAAGCGTGGTTTGCCACACGTGCATATGCTAATCTGGATGAGCCCTGAAAGCAGGCCTAATTCTATTGAAAAGGTTGACCAGTTGGTTTCTGCTGAAATACCAGATAAGAATTCTGATCCAATAGCATATGAAGCTGTTAAAAACTACATGATACATGGACCCTGTG GTTTAATGGTAATACCTATTTTGACGATTGTGGTTTTCTTGTTTATCGGAGGCGTAACACTG TGTCATATAAATCTGGAAATTTGTAACAGTTCAAGATCATTGAAACATCTCTTCAAGTATTGTTTGAAGGGTCATGACACTGCTACAATGTTGTTGAAGAAGAAAAGTAACAAATCAGGGAGTGAACAAACTGCAAGATCCGTGAAGAATTTGGATGAGGTAAAGAATTTTCTTGATGGTAGATATGTTTGTCCATCTGAGGCATCCTGGAGGATATTTGGGTTTGACATTCACCATCGTTCCCTAAGTGTTGAACGTTTACCAATACATTTTCCCGGTCAGAAGTACTTGAATTTTCAGAGTTTTACAGATTTGGAGAATGTGTGCAATAACGCGACTTCCAAAAAAAGTAAACTAGAGGCTTGGTTTGTAGCTAACAGTGAATTTCCACAAGCTCGAAATTTTACGTATTCTGACTTTCCCACCCATTTTACATGGATAAAGAAAACTACTAAATGGAGGCTTAGACAAAGAGGTGATGTGGTTAGGAGATTAGCAGAG CTGCGGACTATTGATGGAACTACATATGATACATTTAAGGAAGCATGTGGTGCTCTTAATCTGTTGAATAATGACAAGCAGTGGCATGATGCTTTGGAAGAAAATGCATTCTCAGCTATGCCAACCCAAATTTGGGCTATGTTTGTTAACATACTGTCAAATTGTTCTGCGTCTGATCCATTTGCGCTATGGGAATACCACTGGCCAGCATTGTCAGACGATGTTCTTTATATTAGGTGCAAGATTTCAGATAAGATTCATTTAACATTATCCGAGTATGAAATCCAGAACTATGCTTTAGCAG ATGTCGGAACATTTACCAATATTTTGTGTGCAGAGATTGAAAAGTTGTTAAATGATATTG GCTCAGGAATTGCTACTACACTTCTTCCTGGTGGCCTAACAGctcattctaggtttaaaatatCGCTTAAATTAGATCAGAGTTCTATTGGTGGAATAAAACATGGTACAGGCATTGCAGAGTTGATGCAGCACACAAGTCTTATAATATGGGATGAAGCTCCAATGCAGTATCGCTATGCATTTGAAGCCGTGGACAGAAGCTTGCGAGACATAATTGATACCGTTGATGTAGAACGAGGAAAAAGACCCTTTGGTGATATTAGAGTTGTTTTTGTG AATATGAGATTACATTCAGGTAATTCTGAAGCTAGAAATAAAGTAATAGTTGACTTTAGTAAATGGCAACTTGAGATTGGAGACGGAAGAGTTGAATGCATTGATACTCATCGCGCAGATGTTGAAACTGAGTTCGTAGTTCCTGATGAATATGTTGTCAAGAGTCCCTTGAAAAGTCCCATTAAAACCCTAATTGACATTATATATCCAGATTTTCAGAATAACCTGCATTCACAAGAGTATCTAAGATCGAGATCTATTTTGACTCCAATAAACGTTGTAGTTGATGACATCAATGTGCAGATTCTTGAAAGAGTTCCGGGTAATGTGCATACTTATATCAACCAAGATTCAATTGAAGACAGGGGTGTTGACGATAATGACTTTGATTCATCATTTCCAGTTGAGTATCTAAACTCCATAAATATGCCATGTATGCCTAAACATGAGTTGAAAGTAAAGGTTGGAGTTGTTGTTATGTTGATAAGGAATTTAAATCAGATAATGGGTCTATGCAATGGTACAAGGATGATAGTTACTGGCTGCAAAAAAACAGTATAG